A single window of Ctenopharyngodon idella isolate HZGC_01 chromosome 24, HZGC01, whole genome shotgun sequence DNA harbors:
- the si:dkey-234i14.3 gene encoding fibulin-7-like: protein MKVLVFFMIFFTSQLFTSQGQDCQSGQDVLNALQQVQKLLSAHETSFLQSVRSLRKKLGLLQNSTVKHSKASSTASDCPPPKPLANGRILGRVFKPGHEVHYLCSPGFQLMGPETRVCLESQSWSGAQPSCKFVETTVNNDASATISESPSSSHVPAYVRPSRCTEFLGSSHCTCEPGFSISNHSSILCTDIDECKLFSLTHPGRLCLHTCVNTAGSFQCQCPAGYSLGRDSRSCHDIDECARETHNCSSEQVCVNTFGGHRCEQVDCPRFRNATYTKTSRLRCDRNPCIQGDGACLQAPVSINFHFMSVVSNMSTPTVLFRLSAARVLGDTLRFGLLGKRGVQHFSVQRASRQTGQLVLVNPVQGPATLDVDIEMTEMERKVLLGRYVSKVTVFVSPYSF from the exons ATGAAGGTGCTAGTTTTTTTCATGATCTTTTTTACAAGCCAGCTCTTCACATCTCAGGGGCAA GACTGTCAGAGCGGACAGGACGTGCTGAACGCTCTTCAGCAGGTACAGAAGCTCCTCTCGGCCCATGAGACGTCCTTCCTACAGAGTGTGCGGAGCCTCCGCAAGAAACTCGGCCTGCTACAGAACAGCACAGTTAAACACAGCAAAGCTAGCAGCACAG CATCAGACTGTCCTCCACCAAAGCCGCTGGCTAATGGCCGGATCCTCGGGCGTGTATTTAAGCCGGGCCATGAGGTCCACTACCTGTGCAGCCCTGGCTTTCAGCTGATGGGGCCAGAAACCAGAGTCTGCCTGGAGTCCCAGAGCTGGAGTGGAGCACAGCCGTCCTGCAAGT TTGTAGAAACCACTGTAAACAATGATGCATCTGCTACTATATCAGAATCTCCCTCATCCTCTCATGTTCCTGCCTATGTGAGGCCGTCCCGCTGCACTGAGTTTCTGGGCTCCAGCCACTGTACCTGTGAGCCGGGGTTCAGCATCTCCAACCACAGCAGCATACTGTGCAcag ACATTGACGAATGCAAGCTCTTCAGCCTGACTCATCCTGGCCGTCTTTGCTTGCACACCTGTGTGAATACAGCTGGAAGTTTCCAGTGCCAGTGTCCCGCCGGTTACAGCCTGGGCCGAGATAGCAGGAGCTGCCATG ACATTGACGAGTGTGCGAGGGAGACCCATAACTGCAGCAGTGAGCAGGTGTGTGTCAATACATTCGGAGGTCATCGCTGTGAGCAGGTGGACTGTCCTCGCTTCCGCAACGCCACCTACACCAAAACTTCACGGCT GCGTTGTGACCGTAACCCTTGCATCCAAGGAGATGGCGCCTGTCTGCAGGCCCCGGTCTCCATTAACTTCCACTTCATGTCGGTGGTGTCCAATATGTCAACACCCACCGTCCTCTTCCGTTTGTCGGCGGCCCGTGTCCTGGGTGACACACTGCGCTTCGGCCTGCTGGGGAAGCGGGGAGTGCAGCACTTCAGCGTCCAGCGCGCAAGCAGACAGACCGGACAGCTGGTGCTGGTGAACCCTGTCCAGGGTCCCGCCACGCTAGACGTCGACATTGAGATGACTGAAATGGAAAGGAAGGTGCTGCTGGGGCGATATGTTTCGAAAGTCACTGTCTTTGTGTCACCATACAGCTTCTGA